In Phaseolus vulgaris cultivar G19833 chromosome 7, P. vulgaris v2.0, whole genome shotgun sequence, the genomic stretch AAAAAGGATAGAATGCAAAGGTACTTTCATTTAATGAGTTAGTCTGTATATTGCTACATATAATACTTCCAGTGCCTTCTAGAGTACTAAAGCTTGTAAAGATTTTTAGTATTACATATACATACCTTGCAAATGCACTTGCAAAATGTCTACATTCTCCTCTCATTGGGCATGCATTACAATTTGGTTTGCTTTTTGTACAAAAGACCTGCATTCATTGTAGTTTTCGTCTTTATCATAATGGATTTTGGTATGTACGGTGAGTCTCTTGAGAAAATGCAATATACCTTTCCAAATGTAATCATCTGGTAATGTAGCTCATATCTGCAATATATTGCAAAATAACATACAATAAGCAAAAACGAAGAATCAATATCTATGCCCTTGCTAAACTTGCAGGAACAGAAAAtgtatttgtatattattttgcTACagtaatttgaaataaaatcttTACAGTGTTTTTTGATCTAGCTTGCACAGTCGAGGCCAGAGGTATTTTTGTATTGATTCCAACACTGGGTACCTACATAAGGCAATGATGTTAGTTTTCTTATCAACAGAACTAGCGTGTCATCATTTATGTAGTACTCACAATTCTAGGAGATGCAACTGTAGTGATTCAGGCAGTGGCTGCAGAGGGACCCACCCCAGTCGTACTGCTATACGTCCAACATTTGTGTCTACCTGTTATATGCCAATAATTTATCAGATTTATTTCATATTCCTGTAATTGCACAATACTTCTTTCAACTTACCGGGAAGGCAAGGTGGTGCAGTGTTAAAAGCCGCACACACTCCACACTTTTCAATCCCAATCCTTTTACACTGAGCAAGTATTCTCTGTAtgtataaatcaattttattatgattatattgCCTTACAGGAAAAAAGTAACATCACTTGTGTGTGTTTTACTAGTGAATTGAGAGAGTTCTGGATGTTGGTTTCTCCAACCAGAGTCAGGAAATGCTCACACTTTATTGTGTGAGAAATAGTACTTCATTAGGTAGTTTAATTAACCACTGGACTTACTTTGCTTTGTCAGGTGGAACGTCTCTCAGCCATTCAAGGTCAATGCTTCCATGTTCATCAACCAGTCGATTCAGGAAACTCTGCATAGTGTAAGCAGCATTCATAGGTTGTCTGTCTCAAGAAAGTTATAAGTAGGATTTCGAGGGATTTGTTTCTACCTGAATACGTTCTGCAAGCCTGTTGTTCATACCCCGTTCTTTGATGGTATTGGCAATTTCACCGACATCTACACATCTCACAGCTTCCCAATCCAAAGAATCCATGGTGTTTTCTGTCTTCTCTCTTTTCCCAGCCTTAGCTTGTGCTTCTATTCTTAAAATATCCCAGTTAAAATCATCCTTTTTATCTTTTCCTTGTTCCTTGCTCTTTACTTTTATTGGGGCAGAACTTATCTCATTGGTTCCATTCCTTGTCGCACTTTTGTGCTTGCCAAGATCTGATCCCCTTTCTTTCTGCATAATATCTTGAGTTTGTCCAGGGCTGTTGAAATTGAAAAAGCTTTGCTGCTGGTGATTGCTTTGTTCCTGATGGACTTGAGACTCGATAGTTTGAGAAAGAGTAATTGCAACTTCGCCAGCAGGTTCTGTTGTTTGAAAACTAGATCTGTTCTTgtcattttcattatttttctttaagaaGTCATGTGTTGATGATTTGGTTTTGAAAGGATCAAAGCAGTCATGGGACACGTTGATGGATGCTTCTGAAGAGCCTTGAGTAACACTTGATTTTTGCAAGCTTTCTATTGGATTGTCATGCTCCATACATAAAGGTTGATCATATGCATCTCTGAAGTTCTCATTTGATTTGCTTTTATGATTGTTATCTTCATAAAACTTGGTTGAACTAACCATTTCGAGGAGTTTACTGAAAGAAGTGTTACTATCAAAATGATTGTACTTTGCTGTGTTGGACAGAACTTCTACTTCTGAGTTGCTATCAGAGCATGATCCTATTTTCTCAGGATTTTGATCATTTGAAAAATCTCCAGAAATTTGAGATGAAATGACAGAGCCTTGGGATGAAACTATGTCAATTAACTCTTTCCTATCACCATCATAACATgatttttcttctctttcctCAATTGTGGAACAACATAGTCTACTCTCCATTGGACTACAGTGTTCCTTAATATTTTGTTGAGATGATACTGACAATCTGGAGTTTGATTCATCTGACAAGCTAATTACACTGCTGGTAGTTCCACAGGAATCATTGCTGTTGATGGCTTCTTTTTCTCCAGAATGCTCAACTATATCTACTGTCAAAGAACTCTGGTCATAAACAGATTGATTCAATAATTTTACGTTCCATTCAGTGCCCTCATCTGGTTCAACTACATGCACTTGTGGTTCTTCTACCAGCCTTGTGTCTTCTGCCTGTTGTGCTTTGCACATGCTGCCTGAATTTTTGGGAAATCGAGCAGCAAGAGACATAAATGCAGAGCTGCCAACAGAGAATAGAAAATGTTACTGTGGCCTGAcatcaaatttataaatttaccaAAATTAAGCTTGAAGAGCTTATACCTGGAAAGATGGTCAGAGACATTCTGGGTGAGGAAAACTCCAACCACTGAATCCACAACTGATCCTTTCCATCGAGAAAATCGTCTGTCTCCTGTTGATTATGATACATATTAGTGTATGAAGAAACTCTTATAATATGAAGTTGTTGATTGTTCATGGTCTGTAGAGATTTTCTGCATAGTCTTCTTTCAAGATAAAATtgcaattattttatttccttcaAAGCTGTAACATCTTGAGAGTGTGGTTTCATTACGCTATTTCATTAAGTGCTATATATCTTAGTCAAATTAGATCAAGTCATTGAGATTTATGTATACTACACTTGAACAAATATTTCAGATATTTATTTCACATTGCACTATAATGAAACAGCAGGTACTGTCTTTGATCATTTGTTACATATAAGAGATGTTGAATATAAGAATAAATGAGATATGGTTGCTATTATACCTGTCTTACTTTTACAACTTTCTTTCCTTTAATCAATTCCTGGAAAACCCCCAGTATATGATCACCAAAGTTTAGgtactttaaattttttaatcagAGATAAACTCATCCATCATTCTTTTTATATTATCACTGACCTAGGTAGTTCACATATAATCATTTCTTAACTCATGGTTGTGGTGGTCTGGGATGACTGTTCTTGTTATAGTTGTTGGAGGTAGGGTTTACCATCCTAATCACATTCATGAGAAGTAGGTAGACAGATAATGTTTACTATTTTAAGATGTTGTTTTGTCTTGCATCTTCGTTTTCTCATTTCTTTCACTTCATTGATCACATGTAAGTTTGTGCCTTGCTAGGAGTTTCAAAGGTGAATAATGTCAAACATGATACCTTGTACAAGATGCATTCGTGCAATAAATGAGTCTGCTCGTCCTCGGAACACATTTCGCTCTTCTTCCCACCATTTGGCCTTGTCTTCATCTGTTCCGTCAATTCCAGGACTGTTTATATCAAGCAACAAAAGCTTCCACACTCTATCAGTCTCATCATCAAGGTCAACCTTTGGTCGTAGATGCTGTTTCTTTATCTGAAAGGGCACAATGGCTCCATCTACACGGAGAAGGCTGTTTTTCTGTTTATACAGAACAAGTGCATTCTGCTCATGAATTGAGAGGTCTCTGGCTTCTGTGTCTATGTTTAGTCGTCTAAACTGCAATGCTAATGCATCAACATAGTTCATGGTTTTCCACAGTACTTCTGAAGCAACATCTGCAGTGCAAAAAATTTCATGGTGGAATTATTTGTCCTTTCCGATGTATAATGTTATTAACGCAAAAATAAGGATTCAGTTCAAACCTGATGACTTCCCCACTGCCATAGAGTAATTTCCCAAAGTAAAATTATGGTGCTGTAGCATCCCGTTTGTGCTAGAATGTGCTGAACTGGATAGGACCTTTTTCTTTCTATTCCGCTTCTTTTTTGGAAGTGTTGTAGGTGTCTCGGCGACTAAAGCACCAGTGCATGTTTGAGGTCTTTTTGCATCCCCACATGTTTCTCTGCCAGAGATCTCTACTTGTTTTGTAGTATAATTTGGTTCAGTATCACAGTTCCTAATTCTGGTTGGAGAACCAGAATCACAATTAGAGGTTTTAGACCTTTCTGCCATCCTTTTCAAAGACAAGATAAACTCGTCAAATGTTGGAGTATCATCAATGAATTTTTCAGTAAATTCACTAATGACTGGGACTCCTATTGTATTATATCCAGATCCATAAATACAGCAGCTAGAGCTTGATGCATAAGGATGTCCTAGAGCATCTTCCTGAGGGTATGTCTGTTGGAGTTCTTTTGTTGCAGTCACAGATGTGATGTCTGTGGCAGAAGTTTTCTCCTTTTCAGTTCTCATTTTCTTCTGTACGTTTGGAAACTGAGGGCAAAAGCTAGCCTGGTATGATGACAATTCATTATAGTGTGCACCAGTCAGATTCATGTTGCTGTCATCTGCATGACTAAAGCTACCAGAACATTTCCTCTTTGTACCAACCATTTGTAACCTTATGGTTGAACTTTGACTATTACAGATATTTCCATCCTGAGTAGTTGCCTGACCTTTGTTTTTGTTCCCTACAGAGTTGGCATTCAGCTTTTCCCCAAGGTGGGTGTATTTTAAAATAGACGAACTAGGGTCTTGTGTTCTCTCAGACGATGGAATGCAATTAGTTGAAGTTGCATTCATCCAAGTGTCTTGATTATAGGTGAGACCTACTTTTGTTTCATCTAACGCCATATTTTCCTTTCCAAAGGGCgaatctaaattttttatagAGTTTTTCCATGACATATTGTTAGATTTATGTATCACTGTTTCAGTCAGATTCAATTCTTTTTTCCTCACATTCTTCCTCTTGCTGGTCAGgttttcttttgtctttgtcCCAGGGAGATTGATTTTTGAGGATGGACCTGGGGCTTGTGCGTCCTTAGGTGGTGTCATGTCTTCATTTAATGTCTGCTTTGTGGAAGTGTTAAAATCATAAGCAAGGCTTACATTCATTTCACTGCCTGGATGTCCGCTTAGATTCTCTTTGACTGCATAACTTTTTTCTCTTGCTCTTTCATCAAAATTTATGGACTGTGTGCATGATGTTTGGGCAGATGCAGACATCTTTTCTCTGGTCAATTCTCCTGGTACTTCTATTGGAGGAGCAGATGTCTTCACTCCTTTCTTTCTCACATACTTCCTCTTAGCAGTTGGGTTTTCCTCTGGCTTTGTCCCAgatcttttttttcttgaagaTGTATTGGCTTGTGTTTCTTCTGGTAATGACATGTAACTGTATGGTGTCAGCTTCATGGCAGTGTTTAGATCATACGCAAAGCCTACATTAGTATCCTGCATGACTAGACCAATTTCACTGCCTGGAATGACAATAGGATTCTCTTGGATTGCATGACTTTGATCTCTTGTTctcaaataaaattttacagACCCTGCATATGACATTTGGGCTGACTCAGGCACATTTTCTGTAGTCATTTCTCCAGTCACTTCTGTTGGAGAAGTCTCATTCACCTTTTTCCTTCTTGTATTCTTCTTGACAGCTGAGTTTTCTTCTGGTTCTGTCACGGAGCCTTTTCTTCCTGAAGATGTATTTAGGGCACTTGAGTCTTCTGCTAATGACATGCAATCGTTTGATGGCTGCATAATGGAAGTGTTAAGATAGTTTTGTAGGCCTGCATTCATTTCCTGACTGACTACACCAATCTCACTACCAGGATGTACTGTTGCATTCTCTTTGACTGCACAACTTTGATCTCTTGCCCTGCCATCAAAATTTATGGACTCTGTACATGGCATTTGGGTATATTGGGGCATCTCTTTAGTCATTTCGGCTGCAGGAGCTGAAGTCACGTTCACTCCTTTCCTTTTCACATACTTCCTCTTGGGAGCTGGCTTTTCCTCTGGCTTTGTTCCCCAGCCTTTTCTTCCCAAAGGAAATATATTCAGGGCTTGTGTGTCTTCTGGTAGTGATGTGTAACTGTTTGACGCCTGCTTCACAGAAGTGTCTAGATCGTCTGCAAGGCCTACATTCACACCATTTCCTTTTCCCAATAGTGCAATTGTGTTTTCTATGGCAGCAGAACTTTCATCTCTAGTTCCCATGTCAAAATTTATGGCTCTTTTACAAGACATTTTGGCAGTTCCAGACATTTCTTTTGTCAATTCTCTAGTCACTTCCATTGGAGGAATAGAAGTCTTGCTCAGGGCATTCTTTCTCACATATTTCCTCTTCACAGTTGGGTTTTCTTTTGATTTAACAGGCTTTGGGGTAACAGGCTTCGGAGTTCTTTTGGGTTTGCCTTCTTTGATGACCTTGGGACGGTGCTTTCTTCTCCTCGgtttttgttgtggtgttttaTTAAGATCGGTATCAAGATTGCTTCccatatcttggttttgattcTCTTTGAATGGTGAAGAAATAGCACCAAATTCAATGGCAGGGTCACAGAGTTCTTTGCTGCTCGGCAGGACATTACTGTCAAGCTTACTGGCATGGCCAGTTCTCTCTTCCCCTCCTGGATCATTTTCTTCCATATTGATTTGCATTGATGCTATTTGTCTGTTTTCTTTGTTGGCATTGTCAAGTGTAAATGGGGTATCCTGTGAAGTTGTGTTGCTACAGCAAGCAATGTATGTTTCTGTCCCAAAAGAGAGTATGCAAAGTGTAAGAGCAATGTGATCCTAGATAGATCAAGTAATAAAAGGAAATTAAAGCAGAAACTTATAAGAAAATGGTGGGTGTTATGCTTGCTGTGCAGGTTTTATGAACGTTACAAGGCAAACATAGTTTCAAGGAGAAAAGTGCATGCAATCAACTTCGCATTCATACTCTCCTCATTTCAATACTAAAATGGACTTTAATATAGTATGCGTAACATCCCAGTCTAATTTACCGGCTATACCCTCACTCTAGCTGTGGCTCATTTTTTTATTGCTCTACGTCATCATCAGTGTTCGGCTTGGTACGATCATTATTGGTGCACCGTTCCAGAGAGACATGGAGGGAAAATCTTATAAAGCTATCACACGAAGAGTAGCAAGAACAAAAAATAGGACTTACCCTGAGGGTCTCGCATATTGTCAAGGATGACTGAAGGAACAAATGGATTTTTCAATCCTTCATTATTCCCTTGTGTCACACTAGAGTTCCTCGATTCAGCCTCAACTGCGAACAAATGTTCACAAAACCCGAGTTTGCTGAAGCTGGAGGCAGCATCCGAAGCTGTATGTTCACAAGTTTTGCCACAGTCACCTGCGACGTTTGACCCAACATCCGACCTACACAATTTCTCTTGGCCAATTAAAAATTCAACACATGCAACTGCTCCATTTGCATGATAACCCATTTGGTTAATCTCCCCAGGTGTGTAGATCGGCACTGGTTTTAGAGGAACAGGCTTAATAGGAGTGGCAGGGACCAAAGGAACCTCAACTTCTGGCTCCTTTCTACCCATCTCCCCAACCTCCATTCACTTCTCTTCAATGAAAAACGTCAAGGAAAagataaaagaattaaattgcTGCCTGGGACTATCTCAGGGTGCTCTCAGAAGCTCAGTTTCCCCATAAAGGTCACAACTTTATTCAATCACGATCTTTTCCTCACTAGAAGGAGCACTTCTACGGTTGAACCTAATTAAAAAGTATATAGAATGTGaaataaatgtaataaattCGTGAAACTGAATAACAAAATCAGAGATACAGTTTCCAGTTGATGCAATAAAGCAACATTGACAAAGGTAGGTTTGTAATACCTTGTCGGCGAGTAATCGGTGGGTGATGAAGCATGTGACTACTAGGTAATTGCAGAAGGGATCGAATAATTTATTTCTGCccaattatttcaaaaaaaatccaaaacttcTAGACTATGGAAAACCACAAAGCAGAAGCAAAATACTGGCTTGTTGATTATTCTCTTTGGAATCTCCGTTTCTGGCTCTGCATGACCGCAGTTTCTTCCATGCGGCAAACCAAAAGGAAATTAAAACAAGTTCATGGGGAAGTTAGTTACACAGAGTCAATGCTGGAGATCTAGATATCTCATGTATGTGAGGGTAAGTGCTAAGTTGTGAGTTCTGACGGAGTGAGCAGGGAGAGAGAGAAGGAACACAAAATTCTATATGGCTCAATGTGCATTCCGAGCTAGGTTAATTTCACTTCTATCTTGCACTCGGTTGAAGAAATCAACATTTAAAGGAAAtggaataaatatattttaattttcacttTCATATTtatctccttcatcattcatAAAGTGAAAGAAGATGATCAACTAGGGCGAATAAAGAATAATGTTATTCATATATAAATGTTTGATGCAtcaactttattttaaaatttaatctcaatataccttttttatataaatactattcatttgaaaatatttttacaaaaaaatcgCATTTTAAAACTTAAGCATCATATATtcttaagagaaaaataatatattgaaataaaacaaaacaataaaaaaacattataaaaaaaaaacaaatcaaagttcGTGTGCATTAATAAAATCTACATTCAAACTCATAAACTGTATTCATTGCTAGAGAAATCTCGGGAGATATACAAGGTAGTAAACCATGGCAAAGtaaagtaaaacaaaatatgaaatCATTGTTGAAAATAACGTCTAATTTCAACCTATCAAACATATTTATTATCTTTATGAAAAACATGAACATCATTAAAATTAATAGCTTTAATCATAGTTGGACAAcaattacaataattttaatgGACATGAAGTAACATTAACATTCATGCAAATCTAAGAGAATAAGTCTTGAATTCATACATTATTTTATGCATATAAAATaagtatataaatttatttaaatttaattttaatatattattatcatttaagaATAGATGAATAATTtcattaaacttttaaaatcgcTTTAAATTTCTACCTTTgcccacaattttaaaaaatatgatttttctaGTCATCAAACACATTttatctaataatatttttagttttattaaaattaaaaaaaatgattttatttatttttaaaaagttttcttgaacttttgtttttattttttctttcttatgatATGTAAAATGAATAGATAAATATTCGGTTAAATA encodes the following:
- the LOC137830294 gene encoding protein ROS1A-like isoform X2, with amino-acid sequence MEVGEMGRKEPEVEVPLVPATPIKPVPLKPVPIYTPGEINQMGYHANGAVACVEFLIGQEKLCRSDVGSNVAGDCGKTCEHTASDAASSFSKLGFCEHLFAVEAESRNSSVTQGNNEGLKNPFVPSVILDNMRDPQETYIACCSNTTSQDTPFTLDNANKENRQIASMQINMEENDPGGEERTGHASKLDSNVLPSSKELCDPAIEFGAISSPFKENQNQDMGSNLDTDLNKTPQQKPRRRKHRPKVIKEGKPKRTPKPVTPKPVKSKENPTVKRKYVRKNALSKTSIPPMEVTRELTKEMSGTAKMSCKRAINFDMGTRDESSAAIENTIALLGKGNGVNVGLADDLDTSVKQASNSYTSLPEDTQALNIFPLGRKGWGTKPEEKPAPKRKYVKRKGVNVTSAPAAEMTKEMPQYTQMPCTESINFDGRARDQSCAVKENATVHPGSEIGVVSQEMNAGLQNYLNTSIMQPSNDCMSLAEDSSALNTSSGRKGSVTEPEENSAVKKNTRRKKVNETSPTEVTGEMTTENVPESAQMSYAGSVKFYLRTRDQSHAIQENPIVIPGSEIGLVMQDTNVGFAYDLNTAMKLTPYSYMSLPEETQANTSSRKKRSGTKPEENPTAKRKYVRKKGVKTSAPPIEVPGELTREKMSASAQTSCTQSINFDERAREKSYAVKENLSGHPGSEMNVSLAYDFNTSTKQTLNEDMTPPKDAQAPGPSSKINLPGTKTKENLTSKRKNVRKKELNLTETVIHKSNNMSWKNSIKNLDSPFGKENMALDETKVGLTYNQDTWMNATSTNCIPSSERTQDPSSSILKYTHLGEKLNANSVGNKNKGQATTQDGNICNSQSSTIRLQMVGTKRKCSGSFSHADDSNMNLTGAHYNELSSYQASFCPQFPNVQKKMRTEKEKTSATDITSVTATKELQQTYPQEDALGHPYASSSSCCIYGSGYNTIGVPVISEFTEKFIDDTPTFDEFILSLKRMAERSKTSNCDSGSPTRIRNCDTEPNYTTKQVEISGRETCGDAKRPQTCTGALVAETPTTLPKKKRNRKKKVLSSSAHSSTNGMLQHHNFTLGNYSMAVGKSSDVASEVLWKTMNYVDALALQFRRLNIDTEARDLSIHEQNALVLYKQKNSLLRVDGAIVPFQIKKQHLRPKVDLDDETDRVWKLLLLDINSPGIDGTDEDKAKWWEEERNVFRGRADSFIARMHLVQGDRRFSRWKGSVVDSVVGVFLTQNVSDHLSSSAFMSLAARFPKNSGSMCKAQQAEDTRLVEEPQVHVVEPDEGTEWNVKLLNQSVYDQSSLTVDIVEHSGEKEAINSNDSCGTTSSVISLSDESNSRLSVSSQQNIKEHCSPMESRLCCSTIEEREEKSCYDGDRKELIDIVSSQGSVISSQISGDFSNDQNPEKIGSCSDSNSEVEVLSNTAKYNHFDSNTSFSKLLEMVSSTKFYEDNNHKSKSNENFRDAYDQPLCMEHDNPIESLQKSSVTQGSSEASINVSHDCFDPFKTKSSTHDFLKKNNENDKNRSSFQTTEPAGEVAITLSQTIESQVHQEQSNHQQQSFFNFNSPGQTQDIMQKERGSDLGKHKSATRNGTNEISSAPIKVKSKEQGKDKKDDFNWDILRIEAQAKAGKREKTENTMDSLDWEAVRCVDVGEIANTIKERGMNNRLAERIQSFLNRLVDEHGSIDLEWLRDVPPDKAKEYLLSVKGLGLKSVECVRLLTLHHLAFPVDTNVGRIAVRLGWVPLQPLPESLQLHLLELYPVLESIQKYLWPRLCKLDQKTLYELHYQMITFGKVFCTKSKPNCNACPMRGECRHFASAFARTQ
- the LOC137830294 gene encoding protein ROS1A-like isoform X1; this translates as MEVGEMGRKEPEVEVPLVPATPIKPVPLKPVPIYTPGEINQMGYHANGAVACVEFLIGQEKLCRSDVGSNVAGDCGKTCEHTASDAASSFSKLGFCEHLFAVEAESRNSSVTQGNNEGLKNPFVPSVILDNMRDPQETYIACCSNTTSQDTPFTLDNANKENRQIASMQINMEENDPGGEERTGHASKLDSNVLPSSKELCDPAIEFGAISSPFKENQNQDMGSNLDTDLNKTPQQKPRRRKHRPKVIKEGKPKRTPKPVTPKPVKSKENPTVKRKYVRKNALSKTSIPPMEVTRELTKEMSGTAKMSCKRAINFDMGTRDESSAAIENTIALLGKGNGVNVGLADDLDTSVKQASNSYTSLPEDTQALNIFPLGRKGWGTKPEEKPAPKRKYVKRKGVNVTSAPAAEMTKEMPQYTQMPCTESINFDGRARDQSCAVKENATVHPGSEIGVVSQEMNAGLQNYLNTSIMQPSNDCMSLAEDSSALNTSSGRKGSVTEPEENSAVKKNTRRKKVNETSPTEVTGEMTTENVPESAQMSYAGSVKFYLRTRDQSHAIQENPIVIPGSEIGLVMQDTNVGFAYDLNTAMKLTPYSYMSLPEETQANTSSRKKRSGTKPEENPTAKRKYVRKKGVKTSAPPIEVPGELTREKMSASAQTSCTQSINFDERAREKSYAVKENLSGHPGSEMNVSLAYDFNTSTKQTLNEDMTPPKDAQAPGPSSKINLPGTKTKENLTSKRKNVRKKELNLTETVIHKSNNMSWKNSIKNLDSPFGKENMALDETKVGLTYNQDTWMNATSTNCIPSSERTQDPSSSILKYTHLGEKLNANSVGNKNKGQATTQDGNICNSQSSTIRLQMVGTKRKCSGSFSHADDSNMNLTGAHYNELSSYQASFCPQFPNVQKKMRTEKEKTSATDITSVTATKELQQTYPQEDALGHPYASSSSCCIYGSGYNTIGVPVISEFTEKFIDDTPTFDEFILSLKRMAERSKTSNCDSGSPTRIRNCDTEPNYTTKQVEISGRETCGDAKRPQTCTGALVAETPTTLPKKKRNRKKKVLSSSAHSSTNGMLQHHNFTLGNYSMAVGKSSDVASEVLWKTMNYVDALALQFRRLNIDTEARDLSIHEQNALVLYKQKNSLLRVDGAIVPFQIKKQHLRPKVDLDDETDRVWKLLLLDINSPGIDGTDEDKAKWWEEERNVFRGRADSFIARMHLVQGDRRFSRWKGSVVDSVVGVFLTQNVSDHLSSSAFMSLAARFPKNSGSMCKAQQAEDTRLVEEPQVHVVEPDEGTEWNVKLLNQSVYDQSSLTVDIVEHSGEKEAINSNDSCGTTSSVISLSDESNSRLSVSSQQNIKEHCSPMESRLCCSTIEEREEKSCYDGDRKELIDIVSSQGSVISSQISGDFSNDQNPEKIGSCSDSNSEVEVLSNTAKYNHFDSNTSFSKLLEMVSSTKFYEDNNHKSKSNENFRDAYDQPLCMEHDNPIESLQKSSVTQGSSEASINVSHDCFDPFKTKSSTHDFLKKNNENDKNRSSFQTTEPAGEVAITLSQTIESQVHQEQSNHQQQSFFNFNSPGQTQDIMQKERGSDLGKHKSATRNGTNEISSAPIKVKSKEQGKDKKDDFNWDILRIEAQAKAGKREKTENTMDSLDWEAVRCVDVGEIANTIKERGMNNRLAERIQSFLNRLVDEHGSIDLEWLRDVPPDKAKEYLLSVKGLGLKSVECVRLLTLHHLAFPVDTNVGRIAVRLGWVPLQPLPESLQLHLLELYPVLESIQKYLWPRLCKLDQKTLYELHYQMITFGKVFCTKSKPNCNACPMRGECRHFASAFASARLALPGPEQKSIVSTAANRVINQNPSKIISQLHLPPPENTTQEEIQLTEVSKPLESKSEINICHPIIEEPTTPEPECSLVSQTDIEDAFYEDSCEIPTIKLNIEEFTLNLQNYMQQKMELQEGEMSKALIALNPEAASIPMPKLKNVSRLRTEHCVYELPDTHPLLQGWDTREPDDPGKYLLAIWTPGETANSIQPPESKCSSQEEYGQLCHEKECFSCNSFRESNSQIVRGTLLIPCRTAMRGSFPLNGTYFQVNEVFSDHESSLNPISVPRSWIWNLNRRTVYFGTSVPTIFKGLTTQEIQQCFWRGYVCVRGFDRETRAPRPLMARLHFPASKLAKTKEKTEKESSSAKSRGLKSNIEQPELISNSNTFKRGEETADKSVLLIP